In a genomic window of Tissierella sp. Yu-01:
- the tadA gene encoding tRNA adenosine(34) deaminase TadA — protein MDEYYMNEAIKEARVCTYEVPVGAIIVHEGKIIGRGHNLIETTNDPTTHAEINAIRQASEYLNSWRLLNCTMYVTLEPCAMCAGAIVNSRIERLVIGAMDDKRGCCGSIEDLVRHPKFNHRVNLTIGVLEKQSRQLLKDFFHKLRKGYISKEEAIKD, from the coding sequence ATGGATGAATATTATATGAATGAAGCTATAAAAGAAGCACGTGTATGCACCTATGAAGTTCCAGTAGGTGCTATTATTGTACATGAAGGTAAGATAATAGGTAGGGGACATAATTTAATAGAAACAACTAATGATCCTACTACACATGCAGAGATAAATGCCATTAGACAGGCTAGTGAGTATCTGAATAGCTGGAGACTGCTAAATTGTACTATGTATGTTACATTGGAGCCATGTGCCATGTGTGCAGGAGCCATAGTAAATTCAAGGATTGAAAGACTTGTAATTGGTGCAATGGATGATAAGAGAGGATGCTGCGGTTCAATTGAGGATTTAGTACGTCATCCTAAGTTTAACCATAGAGTAAACTTGACCATAGGTGTTTTGGAAAAACAAAGTAGGCAGCTTTTGAAAGATTTTTTCCATAAGTTACGTAAAGGGTATATATCCAAAGAAGAGGCTATTAAAGATTAA